A stretch of Rhinopithecus roxellana isolate Shanxi Qingling chromosome 12, ASM756505v1, whole genome shotgun sequence DNA encodes these proteins:
- the LOC115900788 gene encoding 40S ribosomal protein S27-like, whose amino-acid sequence MALTKDLLHLSPEEERRKHKKKCLVQSPNSYFMDVKSPGCYKITAVFSHAQTVVLCVGYSTVLCQPTGGKARLTEGCFFRRKQH is encoded by the coding sequence ATGGCTCTCACAAAGGATCTCCTTCATCTCTCtccagaagaggagaggaggaaacaCAAGAAGAAATGCCTGGTGCAGAGCCCCAATTCCTACTTTATGGATGTGAAATCCCCAGGATGCTATAAAATCACCGCGGTCTTTAGCCATGCACAAACAGTAGTTTTGTGTGTTGGCTACTCCACTGTCCTCTGCCAGCCTACAGGAGGAAAAGCAAGGCTTACAGAAGGATGTTTCTTTAGGAGGAAGCAGCACTAA